A genome region from Solanum pennellii chromosome 12, SPENNV200 includes the following:
- the LOC114075410 gene encoding purine permease 3-like: protein MEDGILSVNMRRFLLIINCLLMSVGVCGGPLIMRLYFVEGGLRIWFNSWLQTGGWPLTIIPLVILYFYRRKIEGSDTKLYYITPRIFIASFVIGVVTGFDAYLYSWGGSKLPVSTSSLLIAAQLAFTAIGAYFIVKIKFTSYSINAVVLLTVGAILLGIRLNGDRPEGVTTKEYVIGFIVTLLAAALYGLILPCIELMYLKAKQAITATLVLEIQMVMCFASTAFCTIGMIANKDFQAISREAKNFNLGEARYYLVVIWSAIIWQCFFVGAVGVIYLSSSLMSGVLIAVLLPITQILAIVFFKEKFSGEKGLSLFLSLWGFVSYFYGEFKQAKKVEKMKIQENEMTTTTQTEPV, encoded by the exons atggaagatGGAATTTTAAGTGTTAATATGAGGAGATTTCTTTTGATTATAAATTGTTTATTAATGTCTGTTGGTGTTTGTGGTGGCCCTTTAATTATGcgtttatattttgttgaagGTGGTTTAAGAATATGGTTTAATAGTTGGTTACAAACCGGTGGATGGCCACTCACAATTATACCACTAGTCATCTTATATTTCTATCGACGAAAAATCgaaggctctgataccaagttatATTATATCACACCTCGAATTTTTATTGCATCGTTTGTTATTGGTGTTGTTACGGGATTTGATGCTTATCTTTATTCGTGGGGAGGGTCAAAACTCCCCGTGTCAACGTCTTCCCTTCTTATTGCAGCTCAACTTGCCTTCACGGCGATAGGGGCTTACTTCATAGTGAAGATAAAATTTACGTCATATTCAATTAACGCTGTGGTTTTATTGACAGTTGGCGCGATTTTATTGGGTATTCGATTGAATGGTGATCGACCAGAGGGCGTGACAACTAAAGAGTATGTTATTGGTTTTATTGTGACACTTTTGGCAGCAGCTTTGTATGGACTTATTTTGCCTTGTATTGAGTTGATGTATTTGAAGGCAAAACAAGCTATTACTGCAACATTGGTGTTAGAGATTCAAATGGTTATGTGTTTTGCTTCTACTGCTTTTTGCACTATTGGAATGATTGCTAATAAAGACTTTCAg GCAATATCAAGAGAAGCCAAAAATTTTAACCTTGGAGAAGCTAGATATTACCTAGTTGTAATATGGAGTGCTATCATTTGGCAATGTTTCTTTGTTGGTGCTGTTGGAGTTATTTAcctctcttcttctttaatgTCTGGAGTTTTGATTGCTGTTTTATTGCCAATTACTCAGATATTGGCTATTGTTTTCTTTAAAGAGAAATTCTCAGGTGAAAAAGGACTTTcactttttctctctctttggggttttgtttcatatttctATGGAGAGTTTAAACAAGCAAAGAAAGTTGAAAAGatgaaaattcaagaaaatgaaatgacaacaacaacacaaacagAACCTGTTTGA
- the LOC107006029 gene encoding transcription factor bHLH143-like isoform X2, whose protein sequence is MERDFVSWFRRQYPDLQSAYSNFSSRGLNIGQQNSVPIYMPPYANQVPVKGNSPLSFLGLLEPKASQPTEAHNWFYCLPQLHQGFAPVLSTIPNEKFAPQSVDKSGVNEEANAGPGSAQKRFLVFDQSGDQTTLLYSSPNGTPVQCLPSWHPKSAAPCHLIKEGQQILGSGICPSGKYSGGEYYEENHRDDVESELHEDTEELNALLYSDDDDSYSEDGEEMSTGHSPSTMTAHDLPSWHDEMGEEVNSSEWPSKRRKQLDGGCDIPPSLVDTATSAKPFTCSDLEDDAESSCGNSHNNQVSELVSLSGKKRPRKDQILETISILQKIIPGVKGKDSMDVIDEAICYLRSLKK, encoded by the exons ATGGAAAGAGACTTTGTATCGTGGTTCCGTCGCCAGTATCCTGATCTGCAATCTGCCTATTCGAACTTTTCTAGTCGTGGACTCAATATTGGGCAGCAGAATTCTGTTCCTATTTACATGCCTCCGTATGCGAATCAGGTTCCAGTAAAAGGGAATTCTCCCTTGTCGTTTTTGGGGCTGCTAGAACCAAAGGCAAGCCAACCAACTGAAGCTCACAATTGGTTCTACTGTTTACCACAATTGCATCAGGGTTTTGCTCCTGTTTTGAGCACTATACCGAACGAGAAGTTTGCTCCTCAGTCTGTTGACAAGTCCGGGGTAAATGAAGAAGCCAATGCTGGCCCCGGATCCGCGCAGAaaagatttcttgtttttgatcaaTCTGGTGATCAAACAACTTTACTTTACAGTTCTCCAAATGGTACTCCTGTGCAATGCCTACCCTCTTGGCATCCAAAATCCGCTGCACCTTGTCATCTGATTAAGGAAGGCCAACAGATTTTAGGGAGTGGAATTTGTCCATCTGGGAAATACTCCGGTGGTGAATATTATGAAGAAAATCATAGAGATGATGTAGAAAGTGAATTGCACGAGGATACTGAAGAATTGAATGCACTACTCTACTCGGATGACGATGATAGTTATTCTGAGGATGGTGAAGAAATGAGCACAGGGCACTCGCCTAGTACTATGACAGCTCATGATCTACCATCGTGGCATGACGAGATGGGTGAAGAAGTGAATAGTTCAGAATGGCCAAGCAAAAGGCGTAAGCAGTTAGATGGTGGCTGTGATATACCACCATCACTCGTGGATACTGCAACGTCTGCAAAACCCTTTACTTGTTCCGACTTAGAAGATGATGCAGAATCCAGTTGTGGGAACAGTCATAATAATCAAGTTTCAGAATTGGTTTCTCTATCTGGGAAAAAGAGGCCAAGAAAAGATCAAATTCTCGAGACGATAAGCATTTTGCAGAAAATAATCCCCGGAGTGAAAGGAAAAGACTCGATGGATGTCATTGATGAAGCAATCTGTTACTTGAGATCCTTGAAG AAATAA
- the LOC107006029 gene encoding transcription factor bHLH143-like isoform X1 — protein MERDFVSWFRRQYPDLQSAYSNFSSRGLNIGQQNSVPIYMPPYANQVPVKGNSPLSFLGLLEPKASQPTEAHNWFYCLPQLHQGFAPVLSTIPNEKFAPQSVDKSGVNEEANAGPGSAQKRFLVFDQSGDQTTLLYSSPNGTPVQCLPSWHPKSAAPCHLIKEGQQILGSGICPSGKYSGGEYYEENHRDDVESELHEDTEELNALLYSDDDDSYSEDGEEMSTGHSPSTMTAHDLPSWHDEMGEEVNSSEWPSKRRKQLDGGCDIPPSLVDTATSAKPFTCSDLEDDAESSCGNSHNNQVSELVSLSGKKRPRKDQILETISILQKIIPGVKGKDSMDVIDEAICYLRSLKVKAKSLGLDTL, from the coding sequence ATGGAAAGAGACTTTGTATCGTGGTTCCGTCGCCAGTATCCTGATCTGCAATCTGCCTATTCGAACTTTTCTAGTCGTGGACTCAATATTGGGCAGCAGAATTCTGTTCCTATTTACATGCCTCCGTATGCGAATCAGGTTCCAGTAAAAGGGAATTCTCCCTTGTCGTTTTTGGGGCTGCTAGAACCAAAGGCAAGCCAACCAACTGAAGCTCACAATTGGTTCTACTGTTTACCACAATTGCATCAGGGTTTTGCTCCTGTTTTGAGCACTATACCGAACGAGAAGTTTGCTCCTCAGTCTGTTGACAAGTCCGGGGTAAATGAAGAAGCCAATGCTGGCCCCGGATCCGCGCAGAaaagatttcttgtttttgatcaaTCTGGTGATCAAACAACTTTACTTTACAGTTCTCCAAATGGTACTCCTGTGCAATGCCTACCCTCTTGGCATCCAAAATCCGCTGCACCTTGTCATCTGATTAAGGAAGGCCAACAGATTTTAGGGAGTGGAATTTGTCCATCTGGGAAATACTCCGGTGGTGAATATTATGAAGAAAATCATAGAGATGATGTAGAAAGTGAATTGCACGAGGATACTGAAGAATTGAATGCACTACTCTACTCGGATGACGATGATAGTTATTCTGAGGATGGTGAAGAAATGAGCACAGGGCACTCGCCTAGTACTATGACAGCTCATGATCTACCATCGTGGCATGACGAGATGGGTGAAGAAGTGAATAGTTCAGAATGGCCAAGCAAAAGGCGTAAGCAGTTAGATGGTGGCTGTGATATACCACCATCACTCGTGGATACTGCAACGTCTGCAAAACCCTTTACTTGTTCCGACTTAGAAGATGATGCAGAATCCAGTTGTGGGAACAGTCATAATAATCAAGTTTCAGAATTGGTTTCTCTATCTGGGAAAAAGAGGCCAAGAAAAGATCAAATTCTCGAGACGATAAGCATTTTGCAGAAAATAATCCCCGGAGTGAAAGGAAAAGACTCGATGGATGTCATTGATGAAGCAATCTGTTACTTGAGATCCTTGAAGGTGAAAGCCAAGTCTCTAGGACTTGATACTCTTTGA